A window from Chromatiaceae bacterium encodes these proteins:
- a CDS encoding Rieske 2Fe-2S domain-containing protein: protein MSDAPARHALCALAEIPDPGSRGFEIPVDEAPPVRLFVVRKDGVLAAYRNSCPHTGAPLEWLPDQFLDLDNSFIQCAIHGALFRPEDGYCVRGPCAGGALEALLLTVVADTVCVTLPPPDPV from the coding sequence ATGAGCGACGCGCCGGCGCGACACGCGTTGTGCGCACTCGCCGAGATCCCCGATCCGGGCAGTCGCGGCTTCGAGATCCCGGTAGACGAGGCGCCTCCGGTGCGGTTGTTCGTGGTGCGCAAAGACGGGGTCCTGGCGGCCTATCGCAACAGTTGCCCGCATACCGGGGCTCCGCTCGAGTGGCTACCCGACCAGTTCCTCGACCTGGACAACAGTTTCATTCAGTGCGCGATTCACGGTGCGTTGTTTCGACCGGAAGACGGCTACTGCGTGCGTGGCCCCTGCGCCGGCGGTGCCTTGGAGGCATTGCTGCTGACAGTCGTCGCAGACACGGTATGCGTGACTCTGCCCCCGCCGGACCCGGTCTGA